A genome region from Alistipes dispar includes the following:
- the nuoK gene encoding NADH-quinone oxidoreductase subunit NuoK — MIHMEYYLVVSTIMMFVGIYGFVTRRNLLAMLISVELILNSVDINFVVFNRFLFPGQLEGFFFALFAIGVSAAETAVAIAIIINIYRNIRNIQVRNLREMKW, encoded by the coding sequence ATGATACACATGGAGTACTACCTCGTCGTTTCCACGATCATGATGTTCGTGGGAATCTACGGCTTCGTCACGCGCCGCAACCTGCTGGCGATGCTCATATCGGTCGAGCTGATTCTCAACTCGGTGGATATAAACTTCGTCGTCTTCAACCGCTTCCTCTTTCCCGGCCAGCTCGAGGGCTTCTTCTTCGCGCTGTTCGCCATCGGGGTCAGCGCGGCCGAGACGGCCGTGGCCATCGCCATCATCATCAACATCTACCGCAATATCCGCAACATTCAGGTCCGGAACCTGCGCGAGATGAAGTGGTAA
- a CDS encoding NADH-quinone oxidoreductase subunit D-related protein has translation MNTTLKEKITAWEPAAVWSEAGDGLFTVPADRLHALAARLKEEGFDFLRSLTGMDWGEEGLGTVYHLEATRTGANVVLRTLTADRENPALPTVCDLWKAAEFNEREAFDYFGIRFVNHPDMRRLYLRDDWVGHPLRKDYDPALNPLRMSNEVAEDTAESFELTHDGSFIRHRKPIFEEDEYVINIGPQHPATHGVLRFRVALEGEIIRKLDVHCGYIHRGIEKMCESLTYPQTLALTDRLDYLGASQNRHALCMCIERAMGVEVPERVQYIRTIMDELQRIDSHLLFFSCLCMDMGALTAFFYGFRDREKVLDILEQTTGGRLIQTYNTIGGVQADIHPDFVRKVKELIAYLRPTLREYHEVFTGNVIARQRLEGTGVLSREDAVSFGATGGTGRASGWACDVRKRHPYAMYGKVDFEEVLFTEGDCFARYMVRMREIEQSMRIIEQLIDNIPQGEFRLKMKPVIRIPEGSYYTAVEGSRGEFGVFIESRGDKSPYRMKFRSTGLPLVSCMETVARGAKIADLIAIGGTVDYVVPDIDR, from the coding sequence ATGAATACGACCCTGAAAGAGAAGATTACGGCCTGGGAGCCCGCGGCCGTATGGAGCGAGGCGGGCGACGGCCTGTTCACCGTCCCGGCGGATCGGCTGCACGCCCTCGCGGCCCGGCTGAAGGAGGAGGGGTTCGACTTCCTGCGCAGCCTGACGGGCATGGACTGGGGCGAGGAGGGCCTCGGGACGGTTTACCACCTCGAAGCCACGCGCACGGGCGCGAACGTCGTGCTGCGGACGCTGACGGCGGACAGGGAGAACCCCGCGCTGCCGACGGTCTGCGATCTGTGGAAGGCCGCGGAGTTCAACGAGCGCGAGGCGTTCGACTACTTCGGCATCCGTTTCGTGAATCACCCCGACATGCGCCGTCTCTACCTGCGCGACGACTGGGTGGGCCACCCGCTGCGCAAGGACTACGACCCGGCGCTCAACCCGCTGCGGATGAGTAACGAGGTGGCCGAGGATACGGCCGAAAGTTTCGAGCTGACGCACGACGGAAGTTTCATCCGCCACCGCAAGCCGATTTTCGAGGAGGACGAGTACGTGATAAATATCGGTCCCCAGCACCCGGCGACGCACGGCGTGCTGCGTTTCCGCGTCGCGCTCGAAGGCGAGATCATCCGCAAGCTCGACGTGCACTGCGGCTACATCCACCGCGGTATCGAGAAGATGTGCGAGAGCCTGACCTATCCCCAGACGCTCGCCCTCACGGACCGGCTCGACTACCTCGGGGCCTCGCAGAACCGCCATGCGCTCTGCATGTGCATCGAGCGGGCGATGGGCGTCGAGGTGCCGGAGCGCGTGCAGTATATCCGGACGATCATGGACGAGTTGCAGCGCATCGACTCGCACCTGCTCTTCTTCTCGTGCCTCTGCATGGACATGGGCGCCCTGACGGCCTTTTTCTACGGATTCCGCGACCGCGAGAAGGTGCTCGACATCCTGGAGCAGACCACGGGCGGCCGCCTGATTCAGACCTACAACACCATCGGCGGCGTGCAGGCCGACATCCATCCCGACTTCGTGCGCAAGGTCAAGGAGCTGATCGCCTACCTGCGGCCCACGCTGCGCGAGTACCACGAGGTCTTCACGGGCAACGTCATCGCCCGGCAGCGGCTGGAGGGTACGGGCGTGCTCTCGCGCGAGGACGCCGTGTCGTTCGGCGCGACGGGCGGCACGGGCCGCGCCTCGGGCTGGGCCTGCGACGTGCGCAAGCGCCATCCCTATGCCATGTACGGCAAGGTGGACTTCGAGGAGGTGCTCTTCACGGAGGGCGACTGCTTCGCCCGCTACATGGTCCGCATGCGGGAGATCGAGCAGAGCATGCGCATCATCGAGCAGCTCATCGACAACATTCCCCAGGGGGAGTTCCGGCTGAAGATGAAGCCCGTGATCCGCATTCCCGAGGGCAGCTACTACACGGCCGTCGAGGGGAGCCGCGGCGAATTCGGCGTCTTCATCGAGAGCCGCGGCGACAAGTCTCCCTACCGCATGAAGTTCCGTTCGACGGGGCTGCCGCTCGTGTCGTGCATGGAGACCGTCGCGCGGGGAGCGAAGATCGCCGACCTGATCGCCATAGGCGGTACGGTCGATTACGTCGTTCCGGACATTGACCGTTAA
- a CDS encoding NADH-quinone oxidoreductase subunit A yields the protein MYFTLLVVVILTAIALVAVALGIARGISPRSYNSQKGEAYECGIPTRGKSWMQFKVGYYLFAILFLMFDVETVFLFSWAVVVQELGMYGLVSILFFLLILVLGLAYAWRKGALEWK from the coding sequence ATGTACTTCACGTTGTTGGTGGTCGTCATTCTTACGGCCATAGCGTTGGTGGCGGTGGCGCTGGGTATCGCCCGCGGCATCTCCCCCCGCTCGTACAACTCGCAGAAGGGCGAGGCGTACGAATGCGGCATCCCCACGCGCGGAAAGTCGTGGATGCAGTTCAAGGTGGGCTACTACCTGTTCGCCATCCTGTTCCTGATGTTCGACGTCGAGACGGTGTTCCTCTTCTCGTGGGCCGTGGTCGTGCAGGAGCTGGGCATGTACGGACTGGTGAGCATCCTCTTCTTCCTGTTGATACTGGTTTTGGGCCTGGCGTACGCCTGGCGGAAAGGAGCGTTGGAATGGAAATAA
- a CDS encoding NADH-quinone oxidoreductase subunit J family protein, which translates to MEITLETIVFAALALFTTVSAVLAVTTRRILRAATYLLFVLFGTAGIYFQLNYSFLGAVQLLIYAGGITVLYVFSILLTSSEGDKAERLKGYKLFAGLAATLAGLGVCLYVTLRHDFPPSHFEHGELAVRTIGHALMGGEKYGYVLPFEVISILLLACIVGGILIARKR; encoded by the coding sequence ATGGAGATAACACTCGAAACGATCGTCTTCGCCGCGCTGGCGCTCTTTACGACGGTGAGCGCCGTGCTGGCCGTCACGACGCGGCGTATCCTGCGTGCGGCGACCTACCTGCTGTTCGTGCTCTTCGGCACGGCGGGCATCTATTTCCAGCTCAACTACTCGTTCCTCGGAGCCGTGCAGTTGCTCATCTACGCGGGCGGCATCACGGTGCTCTACGTCTTCTCGATCCTGCTCACGTCGAGCGAGGGCGACAAGGCCGAACGCCTGAAGGGCTACAAGCTCTTCGCCGGACTGGCGGCGACGCTGGCCGGGCTGGGCGTCTGCCTCTATGTCACGCTCCGGCACGACTTCCCGCCGTCGCACTTCGAACACGGCGAGCTGGCCGTGCGGACGATCGGCCACGCGCTGATGGGCGGCGAAAAGTACGGCTACGTCCTGCCGTTCGAGGTGATCAGCATCCTGCTGCTGGCCTGCATCGTCGGCGGCATCCTGATCGCGCGCAAACGTTAA
- a CDS encoding 4Fe-4S binding protein has protein sequence MSNYIKGLFHGLGTLLTGMKVTGREFFTPKVTEQYPENRATLKMYDRFCGELSMPHDAEGKNRCIACGLCQTACPNGTIRLTTENVVDSETGRPKRRLVRYEYDLGSCMFCHLCVNACPHDAIRFSTGFEHAVYTREKLVKVLNKQ, from the coding sequence ATGTCGAATTATATCAAAGGACTTTTTCACGGGCTGGGGACGCTGCTCACGGGCATGAAGGTGACCGGGCGGGAGTTCTTCACGCCCAAGGTGACGGAACAGTACCCCGAGAACCGGGCGACGCTGAAGATGTACGACCGCTTCTGCGGCGAACTCTCGATGCCGCACGACGCCGAGGGGAAGAACCGCTGCATCGCCTGCGGGCTCTGCCAGACGGCATGCCCCAACGGCACGATCCGCCTGACGACCGAAAACGTCGTAGATTCCGAGACGGGGCGTCCGAAGCGGCGGCTGGTGCGTTACGAGTACGACCTGGGGTCGTGCATGTTCTGCCATCTGTGCGTGAACGCCTGCCCGCACGACGCCATCCGCTTCTCGACCGGATTCGAACACGCGGTCTATACGCGCGAAAAGCTGGTCAAGGTCCTCAATAAACAGTAA
- a CDS encoding transglycosylase domain-containing protein: MSQPKKRGVSPKTIKWIWCAAFAPFALVAVMLLLTALGTFGRIPSFEELENPRSNLATEVYSEDGKVIGTFFVQNRSYVQYADLFPSDSTLRIRLDGREVPPIVAALISTEDVRFRNHSGIDIPSLARVAVKTLLLQNTSQGGGSTITQQLAKNLFPRDTARNRGRIARTAKLVTSKFKEWITALKLEYNYTKEEIAAMYLNTVEYGSNAYGIKSAAHTFFNKEPDELNVQEAAVLVGVVNAPTRYSPLRNYDNAVARRNLVLSRMAKAGALTRKQCDSISALPIVLNFNPVSHNAGTATYFREMLRLVMNAERPRRNQFYTEWDYDEAVREYENNPIYGWCHKNRKADGKPYDIYRDGLKIYTTIDSRMQAYAEQAVQRQLEKVIQPGMDRQYRQTRSIFVDATREERERIMRQAVRYSDRYREMKSAGFSAKEIEASFDKPCRMKIFTYGGDRDTLMTPRDSILHHKGIMRAAMVSVDPRTGHVKAYVGGPNFRYFKYDMAKQGKRQIGSAIKPFVYTFAIDHLGLTPCTMVPNLPVTIETANGTAWSPKEAGKVVYDGVPHPLKWGLARSRNNYSAWIMKQAKQPAAVADFIHNMGIRSFIDPVPALCLGSSESNVFELASAFSTFANEGVHTDPIFVTRIEDRQGNLIASFIPQSQDAVSERTAYTMLTMLQGVVNSGTAGRLKWQFGFEDMEIGGKTGTSNKNRDAWFVCVAPKLVTSAWVGGEDQSVHRISGGEGSVMALPIVGEFMKSVYGDGRLGISREDKFARPTLMPRYDCDEQPEGADERASETGIAEDDAFFD; the protein is encoded by the coding sequence ATGTCACAACCGAAGAAGCGGGGCGTCAGCCCGAAGACGATAAAATGGATCTGGTGCGCGGCCTTCGCGCCCTTCGCGCTGGTGGCCGTGATGCTGCTGCTCACGGCGCTGGGAACTTTCGGCCGCATTCCGTCGTTCGAGGAGCTGGAGAACCCGCGCAGCAACCTCGCCACGGAGGTCTATTCGGAGGACGGCAAGGTGATCGGCACGTTCTTCGTGCAGAACCGCTCCTATGTGCAGTATGCCGACCTGTTCCCCTCCGATTCGACGCTCCGTATCCGGCTCGACGGACGGGAGGTGCCGCCCATCGTCGCGGCGCTGATCTCCACGGAGGACGTGCGCTTCCGCAACCATTCGGGCATCGACATCCCCTCGCTGGCGCGCGTGGCGGTGAAGACCCTGCTGTTGCAGAACACCTCGCAGGGCGGCGGTTCGACGATCACGCAGCAGTTGGCCAAGAACCTCTTCCCGCGCGACACGGCCCGCAACCGGGGCCGCATCGCACGCACGGCGAAACTCGTGACGTCGAAATTCAAGGAGTGGATCACGGCGCTCAAGCTCGAATACAACTACACGAAGGAGGAGATCGCCGCCATGTACCTCAATACGGTGGAGTACGGTTCGAACGCCTACGGCATCAAGTCGGCGGCGCACACCTTCTTCAACAAGGAGCCCGACGAGCTGAACGTGCAGGAGGCCGCCGTGCTGGTGGGCGTGGTGAACGCCCCGACGCGCTACTCCCCCCTGCGCAACTACGACAACGCCGTGGCGCGCCGCAACCTGGTGCTCTCGCGCATGGCGAAGGCCGGGGCGCTCACGCGCAAACAGTGCGATTCGATTTCGGCGCTGCCGATCGTGCTCAACTTCAACCCCGTGTCGCACAATGCCGGCACGGCGACCTATTTCCGCGAGATGCTGCGGCTGGTGATGAACGCCGAGCGGCCGCGCCGCAACCAGTTCTACACCGAGTGGGACTACGACGAGGCGGTCCGGGAGTACGAGAACAACCCGATCTACGGCTGGTGTCACAAGAACCGCAAGGCCGACGGCAAACCCTACGACATCTACCGCGACGGACTGAAGATCTACACCACGATCGACTCCCGGATGCAGGCCTACGCCGAGCAGGCCGTGCAGCGGCAGCTCGAGAAGGTGATCCAGCCCGGCATGGACCGGCAGTACCGCCAGACGCGGAGCATCTTCGTGGATGCCACGCGCGAGGAGCGCGAGCGGATCATGCGGCAGGCCGTCCGCTATTCGGACCGTTACCGCGAAATGAAGAGCGCGGGCTTCAGCGCGAAGGAGATCGAAGCGTCGTTCGACAAGCCGTGCCGGATGAAGATCTTCACCTACGGGGGCGACCGCGATACGCTGATGACCCCGCGCGACTCGATCCTGCACCACAAGGGGATCATGCGTGCCGCGATGGTGTCGGTGGACCCCCGCACAGGGCATGTGAAGGCGTACGTGGGCGGTCCGAATTTCCGCTATTTCAAGTACGACATGGCCAAGCAGGGCAAGCGGCAGATCGGCTCGGCGATCAAACCCTTCGTCTATACCTTCGCCATCGACCACCTCGGGCTGACGCCCTGCACGATGGTCCCGAACCTGCCCGTCACGATCGAGACGGCCAACGGAACGGCCTGGTCGCCGAAAGAGGCCGGGAAGGTCGTTTACGACGGTGTGCCCCATCCGCTCAAATGGGGCCTCGCGCGCAGCCGCAACAACTACTCGGCGTGGATCATGAAGCAGGCCAAGCAGCCGGCCGCCGTGGCCGACTTCATCCACAACATGGGCATCCGCAGTTTCATCGACCCCGTGCCGGCGCTGTGCCTCGGCTCGTCGGAGTCGAACGTCTTCGAGCTGGCGAGCGCCTTCTCGACCTTCGCCAACGAGGGCGTGCACACCGACCCGATCTTCGTGACGCGCATCGAGGACAGGCAGGGCAACCTCATCGCCAGCTTCATTCCCCAGTCGCAGGACGCCGTGAGCGAACGCACGGCCTACACGATGCTCACCATGCTGCAAGGCGTGGTCAATTCCGGAACGGCGGGCCGCCTGAAGTGGCAGTTCGGCTTCGAGGACATGGAGATCGGCGGCAAGACCGGTACGTCGAACAAGAACCGCGACGCGTGGTTCGTCTGCGTGGCGCCGAAGCTCGTGACGAGTGCGTGGGTCGGCGGCGAGGACCAGTCGGTGCACCGCATTTCGGGCGGCGAGGGCAGCGTGATGGCGCTGCCGATCGTCGGGGAGTTCATGAAGTCGGTTTACGGCGACGGCCGTCTGGGCATCAGCCGCGAGGACAAGTTCGCACGGCCGACGCTGATGCCGCGCTACGACTGCGACGAGCAGCCGGAAGGCGCGGACGAGCGCGCTTCGGAGACGGGGATCGCCGAGGACGACGCCTTCTTCGATTGA
- a CDS encoding NADH-quinone oxidoreductase subunit B, with amino-acid sequence MEIKMPEIKSMKYEDFNDNEYLEKMARELRENGTNVVVGCLDNLIEWGRSNSLWPLTFATSCCGIEFMAVGAARYDFARFGFEVARASPRQADFIMVAGTITHKMAPVLRRLYDQMADPKYVIAVGGCAISGGPFKKSYHVVQGVGEILPVDVYIPGCPPRPEAMLYGLMQLQRKVRLQRFFGGVNRQISEKEYEELLRRDLTAEKNELNVEEGGKR; translated from the coding sequence ATGGAAATAAAGATGCCGGAAATCAAGTCGATGAAATACGAGGATTTCAACGACAACGAATACCTCGAGAAGATGGCGCGCGAGCTGCGTGAGAACGGCACGAACGTCGTCGTGGGGTGTCTGGACAACCTGATCGAGTGGGGGCGGAGCAACAGCCTCTGGCCGCTGACGTTCGCCACGAGCTGCTGCGGCATCGAGTTCATGGCCGTGGGCGCCGCGCGCTACGATTTCGCCCGGTTCGGGTTCGAAGTGGCCCGCGCCTCCCCGCGTCAGGCCGACTTCATCATGGTCGCCGGGACGATCACCCACAAGATGGCCCCGGTGCTCCGGCGGCTCTACGACCAGATGGCCGACCCGAAGTACGTGATCGCCGTGGGCGGCTGCGCCATCAGCGGCGGGCCGTTCAAGAAGTCGTATCACGTGGTGCAGGGCGTCGGCGAGATACTGCCCGTGGACGTCTATATTCCGGGTTGTCCGCCGCGTCCCGAGGCGATGCTCTACGGATTGATGCAGCTCCAGCGCAAGGTGCGCCTGCAACGCTTCTTCGGCGGCGTGAACCGCCAGATCAGCGAGAAGGAGTACGAGGAGCTGCTCCGGCGCGACCTCACGGCCGAAAAGAACGAGTTGAACGTGGAAGAAGGAGGAAAACGATGA
- a CDS encoding aspartate-semialdehyde dehydrogenase — MKIAIVGASGAVGQEFLKILGERPLPIDELLLFGSQRSAGRTYRFRGRDLTVRLLQHNDDFRGVDFALTSAGAGTSREFAATITKHGAVMIDNSSAFRMDADVPLVVPEVNPGDAKNAPRRIIANPNCTTIQMVVALNAIERLSHITRVHVSTYQSASGAGAAAMDELVRQYAELGAGREATVEKFAFQLAYNVIPHIDVFTENDYTKEEMKMFHETRKIMHSDIRVSATCVRVPVMRAHSESVWLETERPVSVEEAREAFAAAPGVVLMDDPARKSYPMPLFAAGKDPVYVGRIRRDLTADNGLAFWCVSDQIKKGAALNAVQILETLL, encoded by the coding sequence ATGAAAATCGCAATCGTGGGCGCCAGCGGCGCCGTGGGCCAGGAGTTCCTGAAGATTCTCGGGGAGCGGCCGCTGCCGATCGACGAGTTGCTGCTGTTCGGATCGCAGCGCAGCGCGGGACGCACCTACCGGTTCCGGGGACGGGACCTGACGGTGAGGTTGTTGCAGCACAACGACGATTTCCGCGGCGTGGATTTCGCCCTCACGTCGGCCGGGGCCGGCACGTCGCGCGAGTTCGCCGCGACGATCACGAAGCACGGCGCCGTGATGATCGACAATTCGAGCGCGTTCCGCATGGACGCCGACGTGCCGCTGGTCGTACCGGAGGTCAATCCCGGGGATGCGAAGAACGCCCCGCGGCGGATCATCGCCAACCCCAACTGCACGACGATCCAGATGGTCGTGGCGCTGAACGCCATCGAGCGCCTTTCGCACATTACGCGCGTGCATGTCTCCACCTACCAGTCGGCCAGCGGCGCCGGGGCGGCGGCCATGGACGAGCTGGTGCGGCAGTACGCCGAGCTGGGGGCCGGCAGGGAGGCGACGGTGGAGAAGTTCGCCTTCCAGCTCGCCTACAACGTCATTCCGCATATCGACGTCTTCACGGAGAACGACTATACGAAGGAGGAGATGAAGATGTTCCACGAGACGCGCAAGATCATGCACTCGGACATTCGCGTGTCGGCCACGTGCGTGCGCGTTCCGGTGATGCGGGCGCACTCGGAGAGCGTCTGGCTCGAGACCGAGCGTCCCGTTTCGGTGGAGGAGGCCCGCGAGGCTTTCGCGGCGGCTCCGGGTGTGGTGCTGATGGACGACCCGGCGCGGAAAAGCTATCCCATGCCGCTGTTCGCCGCCGGCAAGGATCCCGTCTATGTGGGACGTATCCGGCGGGACCTGACAGCGGACAACGGCCTTGCGTTCTGGTGCGTGAGCGACCAGATCAAGAAAGGCGCGGCGCTCAACGCCGTGCAGATTCTCGAGACGCTGCTCTGA
- a CDS encoding tryptophanase encodes MELPYCEPYRIKMTEAIRTSTRAERETWIRQAHYNLFKLRSDQVTIDLLTDSGTGSMSDRQWAALMTGDESYAGASSYFRLRETIERLFGMPHFLPTHQGRAAENVIFSALLREGDIVPGNSHFDTTKGHIEYRRCHAVDCTIDAAADTQLEIPFKGEMDTAKLEKVLRENPREKVPCVVLTITNNTAGGQPVSMRNIRETAEVCRRYGVPLLIDSARFAENAYFIKTREEGYADKSIKEIVREIYQYADIMTISAKKDGVVNMGGFVAMRSEELFRKAMSFCIMFEGYVTYGGMSGRDMDALAVGLDENTEFGQLDARIRQVKLLGDLLDEYGVPYQRPAGGHAIFVDAKRVLPNLPKEQFIAQTLAVELYLEAGIRGVEIGSILADRDPETHENRYPALELLRLAIPRRVYTDNHIRVIAAACRNIYERRHTITTGYRISFEAPILRHFTVELEKI; translated from the coding sequence ATGGAACTACCCTATTGCGAACCTTACAGGATCAAGATGACCGAGGCGATCCGGACCTCGACCCGCGCCGAGCGCGAGACGTGGATTCGCCAGGCGCACTACAACCTCTTCAAGCTGCGTTCGGACCAGGTGACGATCGACCTGCTGACCGATTCGGGAACCGGCTCGATGTCGGACCGCCAGTGGGCCGCCTTGATGACCGGCGACGAGAGCTACGCCGGAGCCTCCTCCTACTTCCGGCTCCGGGAGACGATCGAACGGCTGTTCGGCATGCCCCACTTCCTGCCCACGCATCAGGGCCGCGCGGCGGAGAACGTCATCTTCTCGGCGCTGCTCCGCGAGGGCGACATCGTGCCGGGCAACTCCCATTTCGACACCACGAAGGGACATATCGAATACCGCCGCTGTCACGCCGTGGACTGCACCATCGACGCCGCGGCCGACACGCAGCTCGAAATCCCCTTCAAGGGCGAGATGGACACCGCCAAGCTCGAAAAGGTGCTGCGCGAGAATCCCCGCGAGAAGGTTCCGTGCGTCGTGCTGACGATCACCAACAACACGGCCGGAGGACAGCCCGTGTCGATGCGCAACATCCGCGAGACGGCCGAGGTGTGCCGCCGTTACGGCGTGCCCCTGCTCATCGACTCGGCCCGCTTCGCCGAGAACGCCTACTTCATCAAGACCCGCGAGGAGGGCTACGCCGACAAGTCGATCAAGGAGATCGTGCGCGAAATCTACCAGTACGCCGACATCATGACCATTTCGGCCAAGAAGGACGGCGTGGTGAACATGGGAGGCTTCGTGGCGATGCGTTCCGAAGAGCTGTTCCGCAAGGCCATGTCCTTCTGCATCATGTTCGAAGGCTATGTCACCTACGGCGGCATGTCGGGCCGCGACATGGACGCGCTGGCCGTGGGACTGGACGAAAACACGGAGTTCGGACAGCTCGACGCCCGCATCCGGCAGGTGAAGCTGCTGGGCGACCTGCTCGACGAGTACGGCGTGCCGTACCAGCGGCCGGCCGGCGGCCACGCCATCTTCGTCGATGCGAAACGGGTGCTGCCCAACCTGCCGAAGGAGCAGTTCATCGCCCAGACGCTGGCCGTAGAGCTCTACCTCGAAGCAGGCATCCGCGGCGTGGAGATCGGCTCGATCCTCGCCGACCGCGACCCCGAGACGCACGAGAACCGTTACCCCGCGCTCGAACTGCTGCGTCTGGCCATTCCGCGCCGCGTATACACCGACAACCACATCCGCGTGATCGCCGCCGCCTGCCGCAACATCTACGAGCGGCGCCACACGATCACGACCGGCTACCGTATCTCCTTCGAAGCGCCCATCCTGCGCCACTTCACCGTGGAGCTGGAGAAGATCTAA
- the nuoH gene encoding NADH-quinone oxidoreductase subunit NuoH: MFDFSVITSWIHGLLTSFLPLGVATFVECVAIGGCLLLMYTVIAILMIFMERKVCAAFQCRLGPVRVGPWGTLQVIGDVFKMLTKEIITIRHADRFLYNLAPYIVILASLLAFACLPVNRGLEVLDFNVGVFFMMAASSIGVVGILLAGWSSNNKYSLIGAMRSGAQMISYELSISLSILTIVVLTDTMQFSEIVERQADGWFLFKGHLPAFVAFVIYLIAGNAEVNRGPFDLPEAESELTAGYHTEYSGMHFGLFYVAEFVNLFIISGVAATIFLGGWMPLHIPGWEGFNAVMDCIPGFLWFFGKAFFVVWLLMWIKWTFPRLRIDQILTLEWKYLVPIGLVNLLLMVVVVVFKLHF; encoded by the coding sequence ATGTTTGATTTCAGCGTAATAACAAGTTGGATCCACGGGCTGCTGACCTCGTTCCTGCCCCTCGGGGTGGCGACGTTCGTCGAGTGCGTGGCCATCGGCGGGTGCCTGCTGCTGATGTACACCGTGATCGCCATTCTGATGATCTTCATGGAACGCAAGGTCTGCGCGGCGTTCCAGTGCCGGCTGGGCCCCGTGCGCGTCGGCCCGTGGGGCACGTTGCAGGTGATCGGCGACGTCTTCAAGATGCTCACCAAGGAGATCATCACCATCCGCCATGCGGACCGGTTCCTCTACAACCTCGCGCCCTATATCGTCATCCTGGCTTCGCTGCTGGCCTTCGCCTGCCTGCCGGTGAACAGGGGGCTGGAGGTGCTCGACTTCAACGTGGGCGTCTTCTTCATGATGGCCGCCTCGTCGATCGGCGTGGTGGGCATCCTGCTGGCCGGATGGAGTTCGAACAACAAGTATTCGCTCATCGGCGCCATGCGGAGCGGCGCGCAGATGATCTCCTACGAGCTGTCGATCAGTCTCTCGATCCTCACGATCGTGGTGCTGACCGACACGATGCAGTTCTCGGAGATCGTCGAGCGGCAGGCCGACGGCTGGTTCCTGTTCAAGGGCCACCTTCCGGCCTTCGTGGCCTTCGTGATCTACCTGATCGCCGGCAACGCCGAGGTGAACCGCGGTCCGTTCGACCTCCCGGAGGCCGAGTCGGAGCTCACGGCGGGTTACCATACCGAATATTCGGGCATGCACTTCGGTCTGTTCTACGTGGCCGAGTTCGTCAATCTGTTCATCATCTCGGGCGTGGCGGCGACGATCTTCCTCGGCGGCTGGATGCCGCTGCACATTCCGGGCTGGGAGGGCTTCAACGCCGTGATGGACTGCATTCCGGGATTCCTCTGGTTCTTCGGCAAGGCCTTCTTCGTGGTCTGGCTGCTCATGTGGATCAAGTGGACCTTCCCGCGCCTGCGGATCGACCAGATCCTGACGCTCGAGTGGAAATACCTCGTGCCGATCGGTCTGGTGAACCTGCTGCTCATGGTCGTAGTCGTCGTATTCAAACTGCATTTCTAA